The Arabidopsis thaliana chromosome 5, partial sequence genomic interval ATTATGTAGTCATGTTGAGAAATGAGAACTAAgtagctttttgttttattgttagTCTGGAATCACAGAAGGTTCTGATTCAGCATTAGAGGCTAAAGTAAGTGAGCAAGAAGTGGGAATGTACCAGAATGAAGTAGTTGAGAGTCAAGGTATAAGGATAAGGAGAAGACCACCTACTGGACCTCCATTGCATTACGTTGGACCTTTTGAGTTCCGGCTTCAGAACGAGGGAAACACGCCTCGTAACATCTTGGAAGAGATCGTATGGCACAAGGATAAAGAAGTTGCtcagatgaaagagagaaagccTCTTTATAGCTTGAAGAAGGCTCTTGATAATGTTCCTCCTGCTAAAGACTTCATTGGTGCTCTTAGATCGGCTCACCAAAGAACGGGGTTGCCTGGTTTAATAGCTGAGGTTAAGAAAGCTTCTCCAAGTAGAGGAATCCTGAGAGAGGATTTTAACCCTGTAAGAATTTACACCCTTTTAAACCATCCTGTGACGTGAGTAAGTATAAGGATTGCAAGAACTATGTCTGAAGGCTTGAAATTGTAGGTTGAAATTGCACAAGCTTATGAGAAGGGGGGAGCAGCATGTCTTAGTGTTTTGACAGATGACAAATACTTCAAGGTAATATTGTGAAGAAAATGTTCTTTGAGACCAAATGAAGTTTGATATTCGTAATGAAGCCTGTAATCTATTTTCCATATAGGGAAGCTATGAGAACCTGCAAGCTATAATGGAAGCTGGTGTGAAGgtactttctttctctcttttttttttggtttctctgtaTAATTATCCTTTTCAGATACTTTGTCATACAACACTGACATGCAACGTTCTAATGTCTTGTCATGAAAAATGCAGTGCCCTTTGCTATTGAAAGAGTTCATTGTTGAGGCATGGCAGATATACTATGGTAGAAGTAAAGGCGCAGATGCAGTTTTGTTGATCGCTTCTGTGTTACCTGACCTTGACATCAAATACATGATTAAGATTTGCAAAATACTTGGAATGGCTACACTTGTGGAGGTTTGTAACCAGTTTCATATACGCCTCAACTAATGCTTCTGTCTCTTCCTAATCCTAATTAGtgtttttctgattttcttgGTTACCACTTGCCTCTAGGTCCATGACGAAAGGGAGATGGATCGTGTTCTTGCAATTGAAGGAGTCGAGCTCATTGGCATCAATAACCGTAACCTTGGTAAATGCTTGAACCAGACCTCCTTTAAAGCTAGACATACAATCCTTCTTGATCCGTTTTATCACCTTTTCTTTCAGAAACATTTGAGGTAGATCTTGGTATCACAAAGAAGCTACTTGAGGGAGAGCGTGGCGAACTGATCCGTCAAAAAGACATCCTTGTAAGTAGTATTTCACATCCCCTGTTTCTCTTACCCCTTACAATGTTACACACACCTTACTTAAAGTTTGTATATCCTCAACTTGTCTTCACATTGTAGGTGGTTGGAGAATCTGGGTTATTCACTCCCGAAGATATCGCCTTTGTTCAAGAAGCCGGTGTCAAAGCAGTAAGCTTTCACAAACTTTATAGTTCAAGATAACATTGCCCACAATGATATTGGTTCACCTGATCTTAGCTCCCatgtgattttcttttcctgTTATTAGGTTTTAGTCGGCGAATCTCTTATTAAACAAAGCGATCCCGGGAAGGCAATCAGCACCCTATTTGGAAGAGATGTCTCAGAGTAAATTCCGAGTAGAAACTTTTTGTATAGAGAAAATCTTCATTgaagtctctttttttcttcttaagtGCCGCTCAAGTGCGCAGAGGCTTGTGCCTTTACAGAAATgtccaattattattattttcttgtcttACATACACATTGTGTACTTAAATTTATCCATCAAATGTCAAATCTTGGTCGACGTTTTAATGAGTACATGAGGATAAATCATTAACTACGGTAAATCGGTCCATGATTCAATAACTGACTGTCACCggtaagagaaaaaaagaagccgagttcatataaataaatagactTAACAACATCAACGATCACTCCTTTATTGAGAGACCAACTAACATAAAACGTAAAGTGCAATGACTGACTCATGGAAGTTGGATGAGAGATAGATCCATCTATTTAGTTTACCAACCTGAGAAGAAAACACATGAGAGGAGATCATGAGTTCCTTTCCTGCATTCTACATCTTCGATCTATGAACGCTAAGCAGAATGTGAGTTACCTGGATTCATAATGCATCAAAGGAGCTCAAGAACTAGAGCAGAAGcacctcctcctccgttgCACACTCCTCCCACACCGTACTTTccgtttctcttctttagtATCCCAAGCAACGTGATTAGAATACGGGCGCCACTGCAGCCTAGAGGGTGTCCTAAGGAGACAGCTCCTCCATTTACGTTCACTTTCTCCTGTTTAGGCAAAGAGGAACAAAATCCATGTTTATGAAACCACTTGATTAAGTTGAttgagaagatgatgatttaaCAGACTCGGTGATATAAAAGACTTACTGGAGCAATCCCGAGTAGCTTTTGATTTGCAAGTGCTACAACCTGTGAAAAGTCAGTTTAGTAAA includes:
- a CDS encoding Aldolase-type TIM barrel family protein (Aldolase-type TIM barrel family protein; FUNCTIONS IN: indole-3-glycerol-phosphate synthase activity, catalytic activity; INVOLVED IN: metabolic process, tryptophan metabolic process; LOCATED IN: chloroplast; EXPRESSED IN: 22 plant structures; EXPRESSED DURING: 13 growth stages; CONTAINS InterPro DOMAIN/s: Aldolase-type TIM barrel (InterPro:IPR013785), Ribulose-phosphate binding barrel (InterPro:IPR011060), Indole-3-glycerol phosphate synthase, conserved site (InterPro:IPR001468), Indole-3-glycerol phosphate synthase (InterPro:IPR013798); BEST Arabidopsis thaliana protein match is: Aldolase-type TIM barrel family protein (TAIR:AT2G04400.1); Has 8154 Blast hits to 8154 proteins in 2220 species: Archae - 205; Bacteria - 5386; Metazoa - 3; Fungi - 158; Plants - 84; Viruses - 0; Other Eukaryotes - 2318 (source: NCBI BLink).), whose product is MYQNEVVESQGIRIRRRPPTGPPLHYVGPFEFRLQNEGNTPRNILEEIVWHKDKEVAQMKERKPLYSLKKALDNVPPAKDFIGALRSAHQRTGLPGLIAEVKKASPSRGILREDFNPVEIAQAYEKGGAACLSVLTDDKYFKGSYENLQAIMEAGVKCPLLLKEFIVEAWQIYYGRSKGADAVLLIASVLPDLDIKYMIKICKILGMATLVEVHDEREMDRVLAIEGVELIGINNRNLETFEVDLGITKKLLEGERGELIRQKDILVVGESGLFTPEDIAFVQEAGVKAVLVGESLIKQSDPGKAISTLFGRDVSE
- a CDS encoding Aldolase-type TIM barrel family protein (Aldolase-type TIM barrel family protein; FUNCTIONS IN: indole-3-glycerol-phosphate synthase activity, catalytic activity; INVOLVED IN: metabolic process, tryptophan metabolic process; EXPRESSED IN: 22 plant structures; EXPRESSED DURING: 13 growth stages; CONTAINS InterPro DOMAIN/s: Aldolase-type TIM barrel (InterPro:IPR013785), Indole-3-glycerol phosphate synthase, conserved site (InterPro:IPR001468), Ribulose-phosphate binding barrel (InterPro:IPR011060), Indole-3-glycerol phosphate synthase (InterPro:IPR013798); BEST Arabidopsis thaliana protein match is: Aldolase-type TIM barrel family protein (TAIR:AT2G04400.1).), which translates into the protein MIRELVSIAFQLQEFGIDVRLCALYESSGITEGSDSALEAKVSEQEVGMYQNEVVESQGIRIRRRPPTGPPLHYVGPFEFRLQNEGNTPRNILEEIVWHKDKEVAQMKERKPLYSLKKALDNVPPAKDFIGALRSAHQRTGLPGLIAEVKKASPSRGILREDFNPVEIAQAYEKGGAACLSVLTDDKYFKGSYENLQAIMEAGVKCPLLLKEFIVEAWQIYYGRSKGADAVLLIASVLPDLDIKYMIKICKILGMATLVEVHDEREMDRVLAIEGVELIGINNRNLETFEVDLGITKKLLEGERGELIRQKDILVVGESGLFTPEDIAFVQEAGVKAVLVGESLIKQSDPGKAISTLFGRDVSE
- a CDS encoding Aldolase-type TIM barrel family protein (Aldolase-type TIM barrel family protein; FUNCTIONS IN: indole-3-glycerol-phosphate synthase activity, catalytic activity; INVOLVED IN: metabolic process, tryptophan metabolic process; LOCATED IN: chloroplast, chloroplast stroma; EXPRESSED IN: 22 plant structures; EXPRESSED DURING: 13 growth stages; CONTAINS InterPro DOMAIN/s: Aldolase-type TIM barrel (InterPro:IPR013785), Indole-3-glycerol phosphate synthase, conserved site (InterPro:IPR001468), Ribulose-phosphate binding barrel (InterPro:IPR011060), Indole-3-glycerol phosphate synthase (InterPro:IPR013798); BEST Arabidopsis thaliana protein match is: Aldolase-type TIM barrel family protein (TAIR:AT2G04400.1); Has 1807 Blast hits to 1807 proteins in 277 species: Archae - 0; Bacteria - 0; Metazoa - 736; Fungi - 347; Plants - 385; Viruses - 0; Other Eukaryotes - 339 (source: NCBI BLink).), which encodes MEAALLSLQPFPSSATQRRLSPFNLHNTLTRPSSYAPLRAQKSGITEGSDSALEAKVSEQEVGMYQNEVVESQGIRIRRRPPTGPPLHYVGPFEFRLQNEGNTPRNILEEIVWHKDKEVAQMKERKPLYSLKKALDNVPPAKDFIGALRSAHQRTGLPGLIAEVKKASPSRGILREDFNPVEIAQAYEKGGAACLSVLTDDKYFKGSYENLQAIMEAGVKCPLLLKEFIVEAWQIYYGRSKGADAVLLIASVLPDLDIKYMIKICKILGMATLVEVHDEREMDRVLAIEGVELIGINNRNLETFEVDLGITKKLLEGERGELIRQKDILVVGESGLFTPEDIAFVQEAGVKAVLVGESLIKQSDPGKAISTLFGRDVSE